In Streptomyces sp. NBC_00448, the following are encoded in one genomic region:
- a CDS encoding Gfo/Idh/MocA family protein: MAPIPVVLAGAHGHGHRHLDNLRRLTVSGTVVLTAVCDLRPLHRSASDGLGTPLQGSDLGALIDRTGARVAIICTPIHTHADLALAAADHGAHVLLEKPPAPSYGEFERLVRGLDSTGTACQIGFQSLGSHAVPRIRRLMADGAIGEVRGIGAAGNWVREEHYFRRADWSGRRALHGIDVVDGVLTNPLAHAVATALRLDGSDRAEDVADIETELFRAHAIESDDTACVRIRTVRRTRVTVAATLCARAAAEPYVVVHGTRGRITFWYRRDQVLVERAGQAPDERVFGRTDLLENLLAHLADGTDLLVPPATAGAFMKVVEAVRTAPDPAAIPAALWQQAPGEHSRRRVIEGVDAMVDAAARSLKSFSALGAPWTAAAPPSEAHPR, encoded by the coding sequence ATGGCACCGATCCCCGTCGTCCTGGCCGGAGCGCATGGCCACGGACATCGACATCTGGACAACCTGCGCCGGCTCACCGTGTCCGGCACCGTGGTACTGACAGCGGTCTGCGACCTGAGACCGCTGCATCGCAGCGCCTCGGACGGACTCGGCACACCGCTGCAGGGAAGCGACCTCGGAGCGCTCATCGACCGGACCGGCGCCCGCGTCGCGATCATCTGCACCCCCATCCACACGCACGCCGACCTGGCGCTGGCCGCCGCCGACCACGGCGCCCACGTGCTGCTGGAGAAACCGCCGGCACCCTCCTACGGGGAGTTCGAGCGGCTGGTCCGAGGTCTCGACAGCACCGGGACGGCCTGCCAGATCGGCTTCCAGTCACTCGGCTCCCATGCCGTGCCAAGGATCCGCCGGCTCATGGCCGACGGCGCCATCGGAGAGGTGCGGGGTATCGGAGCGGCGGGCAACTGGGTGCGCGAGGAACACTACTTCAGGCGCGCCGACTGGTCGGGCCGGCGGGCGCTGCACGGCATCGACGTGGTGGACGGCGTCCTCACCAATCCGCTCGCGCACGCCGTGGCGACCGCGTTGCGGCTGGACGGCAGCGACCGCGCCGAAGACGTCGCGGACATCGAGACCGAGCTGTTCCGGGCCCACGCCATCGAGTCCGACGACACTGCGTGCGTCAGGATCCGCACGGTGCGCCGCACCAGGGTCACCGTGGCGGCGACGCTGTGCGCGCGGGCGGCGGCCGAGCCGTACGTCGTCGTACACGGCACCCGCGGCCGGATCACCTTCTGGTACCGGCGCGACCAGGTGCTGGTGGAGCGCGCCGGGCAGGCCCCCGACGAACGGGTCTTCGGCCGCACCGACCTGCTGGAGAACCTGCTGGCCCACCTCGCCGACGGTACGGACCTGCTGGTCCCGCCCGCTACCGCGGGCGCCTTCATGAAGGTCGTCGAGGCGGTGCGCACCGCCCCGGACCCGGCGGCCATCCCTGCCGCCCTCTGGCAACAGGCGCCGGGTGAGCACTCCCGGCGCCGGGTGATCGAAGGCGTGGACGCCATGGTCGATGCGGCGGCCCGGTCGCTGAAGTCGTTCTCCGCACTCGGCGCGCCCTGGACGGCGGCGGCGCCGCCGAGTGAGGCGCACCCCCGATGA
- a CDS encoding carbohydrate ABC transporter permease has protein sequence MKEFRRRDRRLPYLLIAPAAALMLGFIAYPMLSVLYYSLQNYNVTKPWRNGFAGLDNFRRIFTDDPQFWQSLGFSLKWVGVQVVLQLAFGLILALLVNQTFVGRGLARALVFSPWAVSGVLTTTIWMLLYNPSTGVSRYLADAGLGSYGTSVLSDPHTVFWAAALAELWRGVPFFAILLLADLQSIPGELYEAASVDGASRLRRLFHITLPHLRDAIVLSTLLRAVWEFNNVDLLYTLTGGGPAGQTTTLPLYVANTGLDGHDFGYASALTTIAFVILLFFSVLYLRLSKFGEGRS, from the coding sequence ATGAAGGAGTTCCGACGGCGCGACCGGCGCCTGCCCTATCTGCTGATAGCCCCGGCCGCCGCGTTGATGCTCGGTTTCATCGCCTACCCGATGCTCAGCGTCCTCTACTACAGCCTGCAGAACTACAACGTCACCAAGCCCTGGCGGAACGGATTCGCCGGGCTGGACAACTTCCGGCGGATCTTCACGGACGACCCACAGTTCTGGCAGAGCCTCGGCTTCAGCCTCAAGTGGGTCGGAGTCCAAGTCGTCCTGCAACTCGCCTTCGGACTGATACTGGCGCTGCTGGTCAACCAGACCTTCGTCGGACGCGGACTGGCGCGCGCCCTGGTCTTCTCCCCCTGGGCGGTGTCCGGTGTGCTGACCACCACCATCTGGATGCTGCTCTACAATCCCTCCACCGGGGTCAGCCGTTATCTCGCCGACGCAGGCCTCGGCTCCTACGGCACTTCGGTGCTGTCCGATCCGCACACCGTGTTCTGGGCCGCAGCCCTGGCCGAACTGTGGCGCGGCGTCCCCTTCTTCGCGATCCTCCTCCTCGCCGACCTCCAGTCCATTCCGGGAGAACTCTACGAAGCGGCCTCAGTGGACGGCGCGAGCCGCCTCCGCCGCCTGTTCCACATCACGCTTCCGCACCTGAGGGATGCCATCGTCCTGTCCACGCTGCTGCGCGCGGTCTGGGAGTTCAACAACGTCGACCTGCTCTACACGCTGACCGGTGGCGGGCCTGCCGGCCAGACCACCACGCTGCCGCTGTACGTGGCCAACACCGGCCTCGACGGGCACGACTTCGGATACGCGTCGGCACTGACCACCATCGCCTTCGTGATCCTGCTCTTCTTCTCCGTCCTCTACCTGCGCCTGAGCAAGTTCGGGGAGGGACGCTCATGA
- a CDS encoding carbohydrate ABC transporter permease, whose amino-acid sequence MTIVHPRPVSSQAVPARTRLAGNSAGHGADRVPRWQIYLPLGLYLLFTLVPFYWMLLFAFRPASSTSLLPWPVTTEHFGKVWNGRSFGVYFQNSVLVGIATLITTTVVALSGGYALARFRFRGRNAFMLALLCSQFIPGALMLVPLFEIFKNLRMINSLWSVIISETVFQLPLSIILISGFIRSVPVSLEEAAWVDGCTRLRAFRAVVLPTLRPGLVAVGSFAFVHSWNHFLFALMFLSSQEKQTIPVGLNTLIGADSVDLGALAAGGVIAAVPVVIVFAFIQKWLITGFSAGAVKG is encoded by the coding sequence ATGACCATCGTGCACCCACGCCCGGTTTCCTCACAGGCGGTACCCGCCCGTACGCGGCTGGCGGGAAACTCGGCGGGACACGGAGCCGACCGGGTGCCGCGCTGGCAGATCTACCTGCCGCTCGGCCTGTACCTGCTGTTCACGCTGGTCCCCTTCTACTGGATGCTGCTCTTCGCGTTCCGTCCCGCCAGCTCGACGTCACTGCTGCCGTGGCCGGTCACCACCGAGCACTTCGGCAAAGTCTGGAACGGCCGGTCCTTCGGCGTCTACTTCCAGAACAGCGTGCTGGTCGGCATCGCGACCCTGATCACCACCACGGTCGTCGCGCTCAGCGGCGGATACGCGCTCGCGCGGTTCCGCTTCCGCGGTCGGAACGCCTTCATGCTTGCGCTGCTGTGCTCGCAGTTCATCCCCGGCGCATTGATGCTGGTCCCCCTCTTCGAGATCTTCAAGAACCTCCGGATGATCAACTCCCTGTGGAGCGTGATCATTTCGGAGACCGTCTTCCAGCTTCCGCTGTCCATCATCCTGATCAGCGGCTTCATCCGCAGCGTCCCCGTCTCGCTGGAAGAGGCGGCCTGGGTGGACGGCTGCACGCGCCTGCGGGCGTTCCGCGCGGTGGTACTGCCGACGCTGCGGCCCGGCCTGGTCGCCGTCGGCTCGTTCGCCTTCGTGCACAGCTGGAACCACTTCCTGTTCGCCCTGATGTTCCTCAGCTCGCAGGAGAAGCAGACGATCCCCGTCGGACTGAACACCCTGATCGGCGCCGACAGCGTGGACCTCGGCGCCCTGGCCGCGGGCGGCGTCATCGCCGCCGTGCCCGTGGTGATCGTTTTCGCCTTCATCCAGAAATGGCTGATCACAGGCTTCAGCGCCGGCGCGGTCAAGGGGTGA